Part of the Myxococcales bacterium genome is shown below.
GCGACGGGCCGACCCATCGTCGACGACGCGGACAAGCCCTCCAAGAGCTCGAAGGATTCGCCATGAGCGGGGGCGGCGCCGGTGACATGTTTCGCGCCGAAGCCGTGGCGCACCACGTCCAGGGCGTCCAGGAAGGCGACATCCTTCGCTACGACCACACGTGGACGCGTCACGCGTACACGCTCGTGGTCATCGCGTGCCTCGTCGGCTTCGCCTTCATCAGCATCTTCAGCGTCGACGAGTGGGCCACCGGCACATGCGTCGTCCGCATCGACGGTCGGCAGGTGTTGACCGCGAAGAACCCCGCGACGGTGGACACCGTTGAGGGCCGCACGGGCCAGGCCGTTGAACCCGGCCAGGTCATCGTCATGATGAACGCGCAAGAAGAGGCGAAGGAGTACGCCAGCGCAACGAAAGAGTTCGAGCTCGCCCTGGTGCGCATGATGCGCGATCCGAACGACGGCGAAGCGAAGGCCAACCTCACGAGCCTGAGGGCGCGCCGCGAGAGTTCGAAGACGGTTTTCGACGCTCGCCGCATCGTCTCGCCCATCTCCGGGACCATCACGGATGTGCGCGTTCGTCCGGGCCAACGCGTCAACCCGGGCGATGTCCTCGCGACCGTCGCGCCGAAGTCCGGCGGCTCGCAAGCCTCGATCACGGCCATCGTGCCCGCCGACTACCGACCCATGCTGGAGCCGGGCCAGAAGATGCGCTTCGAACTCGACGGCTTCCGCTACATCTACGCCGACTTGAAGGTGGAGGAGATCTCCGCCGAGGCTGTGGGTCCCACCGAGGTCATGCGCATGCTCGGCCAAGAGAAGGCCGACTCCGTCGCCCAA
Proteins encoded:
- a CDS encoding HlyD family efflux transporter periplasmic adaptor subunit, with the protein product MSGGGAGDMFRAEAVAHHVQGVQEGDILRYDHTWTRHAYTLVVIACLVGFAFISIFSVDEWATGTCVVRIDGRQVLTAKNPATVDTVEGRTGQAVEPGQVIVMMNAQEEAKEYASATKEFELALVRMMRDPNDGEAKANLTSLRARRESSKTVFDARRIVSPISGTITDVRVRPGQRVNPGDVLATVAPKSGGSQASITAIVPADYRPMLEPGQKMRFELDGFRYIYADLKVEEISAEAVGPTEVMRMLGQEKADSVAQDRGAKVLVSAKLPSSTFTSEGQAFGYFDGLTGTAEIRVRREPILVLLIPALRALLPNEALVKMPGAS